In Serratia marcescens subsp. marcescens ATCC 13880, a single genomic region encodes these proteins:
- a CDS encoding spermidine synthase, which yields MSLVDSLLRTLDFSPRGQVIAREADAWGEIIVSDHKGYRTLRFDGICEQSKMSLSNPAQPIHNYIKAMLMAVAWQPPSSALILGLGGGSLLRALHALDPAMRLDVVELRAAVIAVARRYFTLPATDTISLRTADAMDFVRPPAETRYDLIFSDLYSAFAMDPQQGTQTFLENCAARLNDGGWLVLNYHDLPDENSLLYHSLHRIFGTVLFCVAPSGNVIIYATPAQVTLPLSTLRTLAAGSGELFNCELGYLSRKIERLHFR from the coding sequence ATGTCTCTGGTTGACAGCTTACTCAGAACCCTCGATTTCTCCCCGCGCGGCCAGGTGATCGCTCGCGAAGCCGACGCCTGGGGCGAAATCATCGTTTCCGATCACAAGGGCTACCGCACGCTGCGGTTTGACGGCATCTGCGAGCAAAGCAAGATGAGCCTCAGCAACCCCGCGCAGCCGATCCACAACTACATCAAAGCGATGCTGATGGCGGTGGCCTGGCAGCCGCCAAGCTCGGCGTTGATCCTGGGGTTAGGCGGCGGCAGCCTGCTGCGTGCGCTGCACGCGCTCGATCCGGCCATGCGTCTGGACGTGGTTGAACTGCGCGCCGCAGTGATCGCCGTCGCGCGCCGCTATTTTACGCTGCCGGCCACCGACACCATCAGCCTGCGTACCGCCGACGCCATGGACTTTGTGCGCCCGCCCGCCGAGACGCGTTACGATCTGATTTTCTCCGATCTCTATTCGGCGTTCGCCATGGATCCGCAGCAAGGCACCCAGACATTCCTGGAAAACTGCGCCGCGCGGCTGAACGACGGGGGCTGGCTGGTGCTCAATTACCACGATCTGCCCGATGAGAACAGCCTGCTGTACCACAGCCTGCACCGGATATTCGGCACCGTATTGTTTTGCGTCGCCCCCAGCGGCAACGTGATCATTTACGCCACGCCGGCCCAGGTGACGTTGCCGCTCAGCACGCTTCGCACGCTGGCCGCCGGCAGCGGCGAGCTGTTCAACTGCGAACTCGGCTACCTGTCACGCAAGATAGAACGGCTGCATTTCCGCTAA
- a CDS encoding MFS transporter — protein sequence MLSHPSPQGVRGILAALSLSMLLSSLGISIANVGLPALATAFHASFQAVQWVLLCYLLAVTTCIIGIGRLGDSLNRRRLLLAGIALFTAASLVCTLAPQLWLLLAARLMQGLGGAVMMSIAMALAGEALGTEKIGRAMGLLGTMSAVGTALGPSLGGALIAGFGWRAMFLINLPLGLLALWLAWRYLPNGPRAAARAEPFDRAGTLLLGGALLCYSLAMTLGRGDFGALNLALMLGALLAGALFIRVERGAASPLLAPSMFRHPALTAGLAASALVMTVMTATLVVGPFYLSRALELSAAQVGLVMSAGPAVAILTGIPAGYLVDRFGSQRIALLGLMAVAAGAALLSLLNRWGVLGYIVPIALLTAGYALFQVANNTMLMKDLFPERRGLIAGMVNLSRNLGAITGASAMGALFYLASQQVAGAAAAAAYGMRVTYGVAALLALAALLIAFGGRRLMLRYGAR from the coding sequence ATGTTATCCCATCCTTCGCCGCAAGGCGTCCGCGGCATACTGGCCGCTCTTTCTCTGAGCATGCTGCTGTCATCGCTTGGCATCAGCATTGCCAACGTCGGGCTGCCGGCGCTCGCCACCGCGTTCCATGCCTCGTTCCAGGCGGTGCAGTGGGTGTTGCTCTGCTATTTGCTGGCCGTCACCACTTGCATCATCGGCATCGGCCGTTTGGGCGACAGCCTCAATCGCCGCCGCCTGCTGCTGGCGGGCATCGCGCTGTTTACCGCCGCTTCGCTGGTTTGCACGCTGGCTCCGCAACTGTGGCTGTTGCTGGCGGCGCGCCTGATGCAGGGGCTGGGGGGCGCAGTCATGATGTCGATCGCCATGGCGCTGGCGGGCGAGGCGCTGGGGACGGAAAAAATCGGCCGCGCGATGGGGCTGCTCGGCACGATGTCGGCCGTGGGCACCGCGCTGGGGCCGTCGTTGGGCGGCGCGCTGATCGCCGGTTTCGGCTGGCGGGCGATGTTCCTGATCAACCTGCCGCTGGGCCTGCTGGCGCTGTGGCTCGCCTGGCGATACTTGCCGAATGGGCCGCGCGCGGCAGCGCGCGCGGAACCGTTCGATCGCGCCGGCACGTTGCTGCTGGGCGGCGCATTGCTCTGCTATTCGCTGGCGATGACCCTCGGGCGCGGCGACTTCGGCGCACTCAATCTGGCGTTGATGCTGGGGGCGCTGTTGGCGGGGGCGCTGTTTATCCGCGTGGAGCGCGGCGCCGCATCGCCGCTGCTTGCGCCGTCGATGTTCCGTCATCCGGCTCTGACGGCGGGGCTGGCGGCCAGCGCGCTGGTGATGACGGTCATGACCGCCACGCTGGTGGTCGGGCCGTTCTATCTGTCACGCGCGCTGGAGTTAAGCGCCGCGCAGGTGGGGCTGGTGATGTCGGCGGGGCCGGCGGTGGCGATCCTGACCGGCATACCGGCCGGCTATCTGGTGGATCGTTTTGGATCGCAGCGCATTGCCCTGCTCGGGCTGATGGCGGTGGCCGCCGGCGCGGCGCTGCTGTCGCTGCTTAACCGTTGGGGCGTGCTCGGCTATATCGTCCCCATCGCGCTGCTGACCGCCGGCTATGCGCTGTTTCAGGTGGCCAACAACACCATGCTGATGAAAGATCTGTTTCCTGAACGGCGCGGGCTGATCGCCGGCATGGTGAACCTGTCGCGCAATCTCGGGGCGATCACCGGCGCGTCGGCGATGGGGGCGCTGTTTTATCTGGCTTCGCAGCAGGTCGCGGGCGCTGCGGCCGCCGCGGCTTACGGCATGCGGGTGACCTACGGCGTGGCGGCGTTGTTGGCATTGGCGGCGTTGCTCATCGCCTTCGGCGGCCGCCGCCTGATGCTGCGTTACGGCGCGCGCTGA
- a CDS encoding ribbon-helix-helix protein, CopG family, whose product MEKKTARLTVLIDPDKKKALEELCLQQDVTPSQVVRQLIRDYLHKHQVDYPSQPTHANPRVESN is encoded by the coding sequence ATGGAAAAGAAAACGGCGCGGCTAACGGTGCTGATTGACCCGGACAAGAAGAAAGCCCTGGAAGAGCTGTGCCTGCAGCAGGACGTCACCCCTTCCCAGGTGGTGCGTCAGCTGATCCGCGATTATCTGCACAAGCATCAGGTGGATTATCCCAGCCAGCCGACCCACGCCAATCCGCGAGTCGAGAGCAATTGA
- a CDS encoding TIGR00645 family protein, producing MERLLENAMYASRWLLAPVYFGLSLALVALSIKFFQEILHVLPNIFSVAEADLILTLLSLVDMALVGGLLVMVMFSGYENFVSQLDITEGKEKLSWLGKMDATSLKNKVAASIVAISSIHLLRVFMDAKNVPDNKLMWYVIIHLTFVLSAFVMGYLDKVTRSKH from the coding sequence ATGGAACGCTTGCTAGAAAACGCGATGTACGCCTCCCGCTGGCTGCTCGCGCCGGTTTATTTCGGCCTTTCACTGGCCCTGGTCGCCCTGTCTATCAAATTTTTTCAGGAGATCCTGCACGTCCTGCCCAATATTTTCTCCGTCGCTGAAGCCGATCTGATCCTGACCCTGTTGTCGTTGGTCGACATGGCGCTGGTTGGCGGGCTGCTGGTGATGGTGATGTTCTCCGGATACGAAAATTTCGTCTCGCAATTGGATATCACCGAAGGAAAAGAAAAACTGAGCTGGCTGGGCAAAATGGACGCCACCTCGTTGAAAAACAAGGTCGCCGCATCTATCGTCGCCATCTCCTCCATTCACCTGCTGCGGGTGTTTATGGACGCCAAGAACGTGCCCGACAACAAGCTGATGTGGTATGTGATCATCCACCTCACCTTCGTGCTCTCCGCCTTCGTGATGGGTTATTTGGACAAGGTGACCCGCTCCAAGCATTAA
- the fabZ gene encoding 3-hydroxyacyl-ACP dehydratase FabZ: MPLNGHPLQFNDIQAILPHRYPCLLVDRVLPAGTCIAEGRLSAIKNITANEPTFWNGHAHFAGFPGVLLVEALAQSTGLLAHYYLGALNEGEHYYFASIQRARFYRAARPGDQVLMEVAFVRRRGAIARFTGRASIDGRRICTADFMCARK, from the coding sequence ATGCCATTAAACGGTCACCCCCTGCAATTCAACGATATTCAGGCGATTCTGCCTCATCGTTATCCCTGCCTGTTGGTCGATCGCGTGTTGCCCGCCGGCACCTGCATTGCCGAAGGGCGGCTGAGCGCCATCAAGAACATCACCGCCAATGAGCCGACGTTCTGGAACGGCCATGCGCACTTCGCCGGTTTTCCCGGCGTGCTGTTGGTGGAAGCGCTGGCGCAAAGCACCGGGCTGCTGGCGCACTATTATCTCGGGGCGTTGAACGAAGGGGAACATTACTACTTCGCTTCCATTCAGCGGGCGCGGTTTTATCGCGCCGCCCGTCCCGGCGACCAGGTGTTGATGGAGGTCGCCTTTGTACGCCGGCGTGGCGCGATCGCCCGCTTCACCGGCCGCGCCAGCATCGATGGCCGGCGCATTTGCACCGCCGATTTCATGTGCGCCCGTAAATAG
- a CDS encoding dihydrofolate reductase family protein, which produces MKCSVYIATSVDGFIAGPDGDIDWLLRPEYAVSLLNGLSFEAFVADIDALVMGRHTYEKVRAFPEWPYGALPVVVLSTQPASHGAEPVRWMSGEPASIVARLAEAGCRHLYIDGGQTVQRFLQAGLIDELTITRVPLLLGGGIPLFGADGPEQRLRLLAVTSSDNGFVQERYAVQRAP; this is translated from the coding sequence ATGAAATGCTCGGTTTACATCGCCACCAGCGTAGACGGATTCATTGCCGGCCCGGATGGCGACATTGACTGGCTGCTGCGGCCCGAATACGCGGTTTCGCTGCTCAATGGGTTGAGTTTTGAAGCGTTTGTCGCCGACATCGACGCGCTGGTGATGGGTCGCCATACCTATGAAAAAGTCCGCGCCTTTCCCGAGTGGCCCTATGGCGCACTGCCGGTGGTGGTGCTGTCGACGCAGCCCGCATCGCACGGCGCAGAACCTGTCCGCTGGATGAGCGGCGAACCGGCCAGCATCGTGGCGCGGTTGGCCGAGGCCGGCTGCCGTCACCTGTATATCGACGGCGGCCAGACCGTGCAGCGCTTCCTGCAGGCCGGCTTAATCGACGAACTGACGATTACGCGCGTGCCGCTGCTGCTGGGCGGCGGTATCCCCTTATTCGGCGCCGACGGCCCGGAGCAGCGCCTGCGCCTGCTTGCCGTCACCTCATCGGACAACGGTTTCGTACAAGAACGCTACGCGGTTCAGCGCGCGCCGTAA
- a CDS encoding MFS transporter, translated as MSTATTHGAPSANVVFLLAAGAGLSVASIYYSQPMLGMMGADFHAGVADAGMVPTLTQLGYALGILLLAPLGDRYDRRRIILVKGALLALTLLLCAFAASFPLLLLSSLAIGLTATVAQDIIPAAATLAPEASRGKTVGAVMTGLLAGILLSRVFSGALAEFAGWRSVYALAALGVLPITLAIWRMLPRLRPHNALSYPALLRSLGHLWAEYPALRRATLAQGFLSLGFSAFWSTLALMLAERYQIGSAAAGAFGLAGAGALAAPLAGSLADRHGPDVVTRIGAGLVLASFALMFLLPLLPLPAQLALIALSTVGFDLGIQATLIAHQTIVYGLDPAARSRLNALLFTGVFIGMATGAALGSRILASAGWPGVVALATAAGAVALWIRSGRKTARVAA; from the coding sequence ATGAGCACCGCCACCACCCACGGCGCACCGTCCGCCAACGTCGTATTTCTGCTGGCCGCCGGCGCCGGCCTTAGCGTCGCGTCAATCTATTACAGTCAGCCCATGCTTGGCATGATGGGCGCCGATTTCCACGCCGGCGTCGCCGATGCCGGCATGGTGCCGACGCTGACCCAGTTAGGTTATGCGCTGGGCATTTTACTGTTGGCGCCGCTCGGCGACCGGTACGATCGCCGGCGGATCATTCTGGTAAAAGGCGCGCTGCTGGCGCTGACGCTGTTACTCTGCGCTTTTGCCGCCTCGTTTCCGCTGTTGTTGCTCAGCAGCCTGGCGATAGGCCTGACCGCCACCGTCGCGCAGGACATTATCCCCGCCGCCGCCACGCTGGCGCCAGAGGCCAGCCGCGGCAAAACCGTCGGCGCGGTGATGACCGGGCTATTGGCCGGCATTTTGCTGTCGCGCGTGTTCAGCGGCGCGCTCGCCGAGTTCGCCGGCTGGCGCAGCGTCTACGCGCTCGCGGCGCTGGGCGTTTTGCCGATCACGCTGGCGATCTGGCGCATGTTGCCGCGTCTTCGCCCCCATAACGCGCTGAGTTACCCCGCGCTGCTGCGCTCGCTGGGACATCTGTGGGCCGAGTATCCCGCGCTGCGGCGCGCGACGCTGGCGCAAGGCTTTCTGTCATTGGGCTTCAGCGCTTTCTGGTCAACGCTGGCGTTGATGCTGGCGGAGCGCTACCAGATCGGCAGCGCGGCCGCCGGCGCGTTTGGCCTGGCGGGGGCGGGTGCGCTGGCGGCGCCGTTGGCGGGAAGTCTGGCCGATCGGCACGGCCCTGACGTCGTGACCCGTATCGGCGCGGGACTGGTTCTGGCCTCCTTCGCCTTGATGTTTTTGCTGCCGCTGTTGCCGCTCCCGGCGCAGCTGGCGCTCATTGCGCTGAGCACCGTCGGATTCGATCTGGGCATCCAGGCTACGCTGATCGCGCATCAAACCATCGTTTACGGTCTCGATCCAGCAGCTCGCAGCCGATTGAACGCCCTCTTGTTCACCGGCGTATTCATCGGTATGGCGACCGGCGCCGCCCTCGGCAGCCGCATTCTGGCAAGCGCGGGCTGGCCGGGCGTCGTGGCGCTGGCGACGGCGGCGGGGGCCGTGGCGCTGTGGATCCGCAGCGGGCGCAAAACGGCGCGCGTAGCGGCCTGA
- a CDS encoding LysR family transcriptional regulator encodes MNKINLPNGDRITLLHTLVRIVESGSLSAAAQQLGTSQPTISRRLQALEQLLGAKLIQRTTHALKLTDDGERCYRQARGLIEQWQSLEEGLGGARDEPVGVLRVRAPHAFGQDQLIGPLGEYLRRYPQTYVEWTLNDHSPDFIPEGVDCAIHVGAVTDPSVVAVLLAEVPRSTVASPALLAERPAIVDLDDLASLPWLAVNSFYRNEVVLTHATSGEQRRFDIAPRLSTDSLYAARKAALEGLGVAIVSSWVVKEELAQGALQTLLPLWRAEPLPIYLLYPYASYYPARLRKFMEMMKETMPRILGAQPPTGR; translated from the coding sequence ATGAATAAAATTAACTTACCTAACGGCGACCGCATAACTTTGCTGCATACGCTGGTGCGCATCGTCGAAAGCGGCAGCTTGTCAGCCGCGGCGCAGCAGCTGGGCACTTCGCAGCCGACAATCAGCCGGCGTCTGCAGGCATTGGAACAGCTGCTGGGCGCCAAACTGATCCAGCGGACGACCCACGCCCTGAAACTGACCGACGACGGCGAGCGCTGTTACCGCCAGGCGCGGGGGCTGATCGAACAATGGCAAAGCCTGGAAGAAGGGCTTGGCGGCGCGCGCGACGAACCGGTCGGCGTGTTGCGCGTGCGGGCGCCGCACGCATTCGGTCAAGATCAGCTGATCGGTCCGTTGGGCGAGTATTTGCGGCGCTATCCGCAAACTTACGTTGAGTGGACGCTGAACGATCATTCTCCGGACTTTATTCCCGAGGGGGTGGATTGCGCCATTCACGTCGGGGCGGTGACCGATCCGTCGGTCGTGGCGGTGTTGCTGGCGGAGGTGCCGCGCAGCACGGTGGCGTCACCGGCGCTGTTGGCTGAACGACCGGCGATCGTCGATCTCGACGATTTAGCCTCATTGCCGTGGTTGGCGGTAAACAGTTTTTATCGTAATGAGGTCGTCTTGACTCACGCGACCAGCGGTGAACAGCGGCGTTTCGACATCGCGCCGAGGTTGAGCACCGACAGCCTTTATGCGGCGCGCAAGGCGGCGCTGGAAGGGCTGGGCGTCGCGATCGTGTCGTCTTGGGTGGTGAAAGAAGAATTGGCGCAAGGCGCTCTGCAGACGCTGTTACCCCTGTGGCGAGCCGAGCCACTGCCTATTTACCTGTTGTATCCCTACGCCAGCTATTATCCCGCGCGTTTACGCAAATTCATGGAAATGATGAAAGAAACGATGCCGCGCATTCTCGGCGCGCAGCCGCCGACGGGGCGCTGA
- a CDS encoding oxidoreductase → MNDTTRPLQVALIGYGFVGKAFHAPLINAVPGLELSVVASRDAAKVHADLPHAQVIADPLEAIRRPEVDLVVIASPNATHAPLALAALEAGKHVVVDKPFTLDLAQARALIAAAEKHDRLLSVFQNRRWDSDFLGVKQVIEQGLIGKVTHFESHIDRYRPEVRVRWREQNLPGSGLWFDLGPHMVDQALQLFGLPHSVQANIATLRPNAQINDWAHVVLNYPTHRVILHGSMLVAGGVSRFTVHGEKGSVVKARADGQESQLLAGVTPGSAEWGKDDDAMSLFIGTEPMRTLPTPDGDQRQYYFQVRDALRGAGANPVTAAQALAVMAVLEAATLAAETGVTQTLPLTEAEIAAW, encoded by the coding sequence ATGAACGATACCACTCGACCGTTGCAGGTGGCGCTGATTGGCTACGGCTTTGTCGGCAAGGCGTTTCACGCGCCGCTGATTAACGCGGTGCCGGGGTTGGAACTGAGCGTGGTGGCTTCGCGCGATGCCGCCAAGGTGCATGCCGATCTGCCGCACGCGCAGGTGATCGCCGATCCGCTGGAGGCCATCCGCCGGCCGGAGGTGGATTTGGTGGTCATCGCATCGCCGAACGCCACCCATGCGCCGCTGGCGCTGGCCGCGCTGGAGGCGGGCAAGCATGTGGTGGTGGATAAGCCGTTTACGCTGGATTTGGCGCAGGCGCGCGCGCTGATTGCGGCGGCGGAGAAGCACGACCGCCTGCTGTCGGTGTTCCAGAACCGTCGCTGGGACAGCGATTTCCTGGGCGTGAAGCAGGTGATCGAACAGGGGCTGATTGGCAAGGTGACGCACTTTGAGTCGCACATCGATCGTTACCGCCCAGAAGTGCGGGTGCGCTGGCGTGAACAAAACCTCCCTGGCAGCGGGCTGTGGTTCGATCTGGGGCCGCACATGGTCGATCAGGCGCTGCAGCTGTTCGGCTTGCCGCACAGCGTGCAGGCCAACATCGCCACGCTGCGCCCCAACGCGCAGATTAACGACTGGGCTCACGTGGTGCTCAACTACCCGACGCACCGCGTGATCCTGCATGGCAGCATGCTGGTGGCGGGGGGCGTCTCACGCTTTACCGTGCACGGCGAGAAAGGCAGCGTGGTCAAAGCGCGCGCCGACGGGCAGGAGAGCCAACTGCTGGCCGGCGTGACGCCGGGATCGGCGGAGTGGGGCAAAGACGACGATGCGATGAGCCTGTTTATCGGCACGGAGCCGATGCGTACGCTGCCGACACCGGATGGCGATCAGCGCCAGTATTACTTCCAGGTGCGCGATGCGTTGCGCGGCGCAGGCGCCAACCCGGTCACCGCTGCGCAGGCGTTGGCGGTGATGGCGGTGCTGGAAGCGGCCACCCTGGCGGCGGAAACCGGCGTCACCCAAACTCTGCCGCTCACCGAGGCGGAAATCGCCGCCTGGTGA
- a CDS encoding VOC family protein produces MFSHITVGVSDLDAAAAFYDAILLPLGLQRREVTPDGGPAARCWVMPGQTLPRFYAYQPFDRQPASAGNGSMLAFLAADELAVKRAYAAGLLAGGSSEGEPGERAHYGKGYFGAYLRDPDGNKVHVVYRGDLA; encoded by the coding sequence ATGTTCAGCCATATTACCGTCGGCGTCAGCGATCTGGATGCCGCCGCCGCGTTCTACGACGCCATTCTGTTGCCATTGGGTTTACAACGGCGGGAAGTGACGCCGGACGGCGGCCCCGCCGCCCGCTGCTGGGTGATGCCAGGCCAAACGCTGCCGCGTTTTTACGCCTACCAACCCTTCGACAGACAGCCCGCCAGCGCCGGCAACGGCAGCATGCTGGCCTTTCTCGCCGCCGACGAGCTGGCGGTTAAACGCGCCTACGCCGCCGGTCTGCTGGCGGGCGGCAGCAGTGAAGGCGAACCCGGCGAGCGCGCGCACTACGGCAAAGGCTATTTCGGCGCTTACCTGCGCGATCCCGACGGCAACAAGGTGCATGTGGTTTATCGGGGAGATCTCGCCTGA
- a CDS encoding NAD(P)/FAD-dependent oxidoreductase — protein MKPEKINTKKKVVVIGGGSSGISVVASIRKRVKGIDITVIEPSDCHYYQPAWTLVGGGLFDINKTRRSMRAVLPSGTAWVQDSVVRVEPSQKYIETRQGQKINYDFLIVACGLVLRWDKIEGLEETLGLNGVTSNYRFDLAEYTWKLVREMKGGQAIFSQPMLPIKCAGAPQKALYLSCDHWRRQGTLNNINVNFCLAGTAVFGIPQFVPPLSGYLEKYRAQVNFNHNLIRIDGENRQAIFAVEANEEEKRELTLPFDMLHVVPPQSAPAFISQSGLADGAGWCDVDKLTLQHKHWPDIFAVGDCCSTPNAKTLAAARKQVVVVAENVAARIHGTPLTAHYDGYGSCPLTVEKGKVVLAEFGYDGKLLPTFPLLDATQPSLMAWWLKAWFLPRFYWAGMLRGVEWFAGSKRP, from the coding sequence ATGAAACCGGAAAAAATAAACACCAAGAAGAAAGTTGTTGTTATTGGCGGTGGTTCATCTGGAATAAGCGTCGTGGCAAGCATAAGGAAGCGAGTTAAAGGCATTGATATAACGGTAATTGAACCTAGCGACTGCCATTATTATCAACCGGCATGGACCCTGGTGGGCGGCGGGCTGTTTGATATCAATAAAACACGGCGTTCCATGCGCGCTGTCCTGCCCTCAGGTACCGCATGGGTACAGGATAGCGTTGTCAGGGTTGAGCCCAGTCAAAAATACATCGAGACCCGCCAAGGGCAGAAAATAAACTATGACTTTCTTATTGTTGCCTGCGGCCTCGTTTTACGCTGGGATAAAATAGAGGGCCTTGAAGAAACCCTGGGATTAAACGGCGTCACCTCTAATTATCGCTTTGACCTTGCCGAATACACCTGGAAACTGGTCCGGGAAATGAAAGGCGGCCAGGCTATATTTTCTCAACCGATGTTACCCATAAAATGCGCCGGCGCACCGCAAAAAGCCTTGTATCTGTCATGCGACCACTGGCGCCGCCAAGGCACCCTGAATAATATTAACGTCAATTTCTGCCTTGCGGGCACGGCGGTTTTCGGCATTCCGCAATTTGTCCCTCCGCTGAGCGGCTATTTGGAAAAATACCGTGCACAGGTCAACTTCAATCATAATTTAATCCGTATAGATGGCGAAAATCGGCAAGCGATATTCGCCGTGGAGGCAAATGAAGAAGAAAAACGCGAGTTAACCCTGCCCTTCGATATGCTTCACGTGGTGCCGCCACAATCAGCCCCGGCGTTTATTTCGCAAAGCGGACTCGCGGATGGCGCCGGCTGGTGCGATGTGGATAAATTGACGCTGCAACATAAGCATTGGCCGGATATTTTTGCGGTAGGCGACTGTTGCTCAACGCCAAACGCCAAAACCCTGGCGGCAGCGCGAAAGCAGGTGGTGGTGGTGGCGGAAAACGTCGCGGCACGTATTCATGGCACGCCTCTCACAGCCCATTATGATGGTTATGGTTCCTGTCCATTGACGGTCGAGAAAGGCAAAGTTGTGCTGGCGGAGTTTGGCTATGACGGTAAATTGCTGCCCACGTTTCCACTGCTCGACGCCACCCAGCCCAGCCTTATGGCCTGGTGGCTGAAAGCCTGGTTTTTGCCCCGGTTTTATTGGGCGGGCATGCTGCGCGGGGTTGAATGGTTTGCCGGAAGCAAGCGGCCGTGA
- a CDS encoding SelT/SelW/SelH family protein has product MKNAPAVTIHYCSQCNWLLRAGWMAQELLNTFGDDLASVTLMPGTGGVYQISVDGVMIWDRKIDGGFPDAAQLKQRLRDHSFPDRSLGHSDGKKARH; this is encoded by the coding sequence ATGAAAAACGCACCCGCCGTTACGATTCACTACTGTTCACAATGCAACTGGCTGCTGCGCGCCGGCTGGATGGCGCAAGAGCTGCTGAACACCTTCGGCGACGATCTCGCCTCCGTCACCCTGATGCCGGGCACCGGCGGGGTCTACCAAATCAGCGTCGATGGCGTGATGATTTGGGATCGCAAGATTGACGGCGGCTTCCCCGATGCGGCGCAGTTAAAGCAGCGGCTGCGCGATCACAGCTTCCCCGATCGTTCTCTCGGCCACAGCGACGGAAAAAAAGCCAGACACTGA
- a CDS encoding DeoR/GlpR family DNA-binding transcription regulator — translation MHKAARQRHLLDLLSERGQAAVAELATAIGVSVDTVRRDLADLERQGLAQKHHGGAIALEPSGMPRQARAALLPQIKQRLGRAVAAQIPPGSTLMLDAGSTLLAVAQALRGPATVITASLDIAQCLSDRPEINLILLGGQWDASQRLFAGSATLALLARYRADIALLGACAVHPQLGLSAGEEADAEVKRAMLANSGERWLVADHMKLDRCEPHHVADLAQIQRLFTDRPWDNLDEQSLIELCVVADDR, via the coding sequence ATGCACAAAGCGGCAAGGCAGCGCCATTTACTGGATTTGCTCAGCGAACGCGGACAGGCGGCGGTGGCGGAACTGGCCACCGCCATCGGCGTGTCGGTCGATACCGTGCGCCGCGATCTGGCCGATCTCGAGCGGCAAGGGTTGGCGCAGAAACATCACGGCGGCGCGATCGCGCTCGAACCGTCCGGCATGCCACGTCAGGCGCGCGCGGCGCTGTTGCCGCAGATCAAGCAGCGGCTCGGCCGCGCGGTGGCTGCGCAGATCCCGCCCGGCAGCACCCTGATGCTGGATGCGGGCAGTACGCTGTTGGCGGTGGCGCAGGCGTTGCGCGGCCCGGCGACGGTGATCACCGCTTCGCTGGATATCGCGCAGTGCCTGAGCGACAGGCCGGAGATCAACCTGATCCTGCTTGGCGGCCAGTGGGATGCGAGCCAGCGGCTGTTCGCCGGCAGCGCCACGCTGGCGTTGCTGGCGCGCTACCGCGCGGATATCGCCTTGCTGGGCGCCTGCGCGGTGCATCCTCAGCTGGGACTGAGCGCCGGCGAAGAGGCCGATGCAGAGGTCAAGCGCGCCATGCTGGCTAACAGCGGCGAGCGCTGGCTGGTGGCCGACCATATGAAGCTGGATCGCTGCGAACCGCATCACGTGGCGGATCTGGCGCAGATCCAACGCCTGTTTACCGATCGCCCGTGGGACAACCTGGACGAACAGTCATTGATTGAACTTTGTGTCGTCGCCGACGACCGCTAG